In Nicotiana tabacum cultivar K326 chromosome 17, ASM71507v2, whole genome shotgun sequence, one DNA window encodes the following:
- the LOC107761187 gene encoding sirohydrochlorin ferrochelatase, chloroplastic-like isoform X1, whose protein sequence is MDYLFLTSHLSLRSSISTYPDRKPGSAVPEFVKLHKGPSKSRYLPQRYCMATTNREELNGIEEGDGVIIVDHGSRRKESNLMLNEFVAMFRQRTKYPIVEPAHMELAEPSIRDAFNLCVQRGARRVIVSPFFLSPGRHWNQDIPSLTAEAAKEHPGVSYIITAPLGLHELLVDVVNDRIKHCLNHIAGKADECSVCAGTGKCQLRQ, encoded by the exons ATGGATTATTTGTTTTTAACGTCTCATCTCAGTTTGAGGAG CTCAATCAGTACATACCCAGATAGAAAACCAGGAAGTGCAGTTCCTGAATTTGTAAAATTGCATAAAGGTCCTTCAAAATCCAGATATTTACCACAGAGGTATTGTATGGCCACTACAAATAGGGAGGAGTTGAACGGGATAGAAGAAGGCGATGGTGTTATAATTGTGGATCATGGGTCCCGCAGAAAAGAGTCTAATCTTATGCTAA ATGAATTTGTAGCAATGTTTAGGCAGAGAACCAAATACCCCATTGTGGAGCCTGCACACATG GAGCTAGCAGAACCATCGATCAGAGATGCATTTAATTTGTGTGTTCAACGAGGAGCACGTCGAGTAATTGTGAGCCCGTTTTTCCTTTCTCCTGGACGACACTGGAACCAG GATATTCCTTCTTTAACGGCTGAAGCTGCAAAAGAACACCCAGGAGTATCATATATCATTACAGCACCTCTTGGCCTTCATGAGTTACTTGTC GACGTTGTGAATGATAGAATCAAgcattgcttaaatcatattgctGGGAAAGCAGACGAGTGTTCAGTTTGTGCTGGAACCGGAAAATGTCAGCTCCGCCAGTGA
- the LOC107761187 gene encoding sirohydrochlorin ferrochelatase, chloroplastic-like isoform X2, whose protein sequence is MDYLFLTSHLSLRSSISTYPDRKPGSAVPEFVKLHKGPSKSRYLPQRYCMATTNREELNGIEEGDGVIIVDHGSRRKESNLMLNEFVAMFRQRTKYPIVEPAHMELAEPSIRDAFNLCVQRGARRVIVSPFFLSPGRHWNQDIPSLTAEAAKEHPGVSYIITAPLGLHELLVKQCLE, encoded by the exons ATGGATTATTTGTTTTTAACGTCTCATCTCAGTTTGAGGAG CTCAATCAGTACATACCCAGATAGAAAACCAGGAAGTGCAGTTCCTGAATTTGTAAAATTGCATAAAGGTCCTTCAAAATCCAGATATTTACCACAGAGGTATTGTATGGCCACTACAAATAGGGAGGAGTTGAACGGGATAGAAGAAGGCGATGGTGTTATAATTGTGGATCATGGGTCCCGCAGAAAAGAGTCTAATCTTATGCTAA ATGAATTTGTAGCAATGTTTAGGCAGAGAACCAAATACCCCATTGTGGAGCCTGCACACATG GAGCTAGCAGAACCATCGATCAGAGATGCATTTAATTTGTGTGTTCAACGAGGAGCACGTCGAGTAATTGTGAGCCCGTTTTTCCTTTCTCCTGGACGACACTGGAACCAG GATATTCCTTCTTTAACGGCTGAAGCTGCAAAAGAACACCCAGGAGTATCATATATCATTACAGCACCTCTTGGCCTTCATGAGTTACTTGTC AAGCAATGTTTGGAATGA